Sequence from the Torulaspora globosa chromosome 4, complete sequence genome:
CTTGTAAGACATCTTGTATAGCAAGGACTGCTTCATAGTTTTCGTTGCTTGTGAGTCGACTCGATATTCGTTGTTTGCGGTAAAGaaatttctctctttgatctcttcagGCCAGATACCCTCGCTAATTCTGATCATCCATAGAAACTTGTTCAAATCGTCTCCGTTGAACCCAAGCACACCACCAAAGATGACCAAAACGTAGTCAACGTCATGTTGCTTAAAGATCTCGTAGGACTTCCATTCAGGTGACGACATAGCTTTGCCCACTGTCGCTATGTGTGTGTTATTCCAGGTGTTGTTGTCGACTAGGGTAGTTCTATCGGCCATACCGCCGATTTGATAACCATAATCCCACCAGGCGGCAACTTTCGCGTCTTCATCCGTATTCATTCTCAACCAATAGTAAGCTTCACGGAAGTCATCGATCAGTGCTGGACGGCCATCAGCCGTCTGAGATGGCATAACGACAGAAGGAGATGAGTACGCGATTCTTGTGACCCAGGTACAGTGGAAGACAAACAGATACAAGTAGTAAATGAACGAGCCTGAAACCACCAAGCGCGAAAGTAATGAACCATAATTCTTTTTAGGGCCGGTTGTGCCTTTGGAGAAATCAAGATACACATCGAATAGCTTGGACAACGTAACAGCCGCACATACACAGATGACGGGAGTCAAAGTTAGCATCAATCTGATCATGACGCCTGCAAAATACGAGCATAATACAGAGTACGCGATAACGAAGACATGttcatccttcaattccaaaAACAATAGGAACACACCAGCTGGGAATAGCCAGATAAGAAAATGTGtgtcaaagaagaaagccgGCCAAGCGACAGGCTGATGTTCTGAGACGGACGCAATGATAGGAATATGAATCTTAGCATAATTGGTGTCCCATAGAGAGTAGAATCTACCGGTCCATGGAGCAATGAACCCCATATAAGTCAACGTGAACAGACCGGCGACGCCGACGACAAAGATCACCAGAAGTGAAACAACCATGACAattttgaacttctctgAAGCAACCTGCGACTTGACGAAGTTACCAAAAGCCACGATCTGGACCAGTCCAAAGACACCTAACGCTGCCATATGGTCATTCGATTTGATGGGCAAGAATCCAACAAATGGAATCTGCATCGAAGCCAAAGTACCGATAGTGTACCAAGTCGTATAAGCAGCATACAATTTCGAGTTGTAACGCCCCATCaggatcaagatgaagatgtgcAGGGGAATCAGATTGGTGATAAACACGTAACCACCCCAGGCAGAAACCATATAGAAGTAAAACAATGCCGTCAACGACGCATAGAAGATAGAACCTCTCTTCTGCGCCTTGATCCAGAACATAAACGTAACCATCAGCAACGTGATGGCGATCGCCTCGTTATCGTACGACCCCGCCACAGATCTCGATATGTACCCGGGCACAATCGCCATGAAAGCCCCCGCCAACAGGCCCGCACTCGAgtccttgatctccttcGTGAACTGATAAGTGGCCCACGCCGTGACACCCGAGAAAGCGGGAGCAAACATAACACAAATGTTTCTAATGTCGACCGGCAACCCAATCTTTCTGAACAGATGCCAGACAGCGCCACTAGTGGTCATCAGCCCCGGATACAGCGTACCGCCAGTGACTCTCCCAAGCGGATACCACGTTCTGTCGTCGAACCAGTTGAGAAACTCCAAAAAAGAATGCGACACAAGGTATTTTGTCGCCCTGAAGTTGAACCACGGATCGAACTCATGAATGATAGACTCAAACCGAATCACGGAAAACAGTCTCGAAGAGATCGCTGCTCCAAACATCGCCACGAATATCAGCACGGTAAGAACCGTCTGAACCCAGTGTACCCACAGGGAAACCCCTCCTCCGGTCTTGTGTGCATTCATATCAGCTTACACTCCCGACACAGCACCAATTGACCTCTACAAGCCTCTCTTTCACTCATAAAACTCCAGTTTAATACGCTTGGTCTCCTTCCTTGGAAGGtattttgttcaattctCGTTAGAGTCCAGGTCCGGGTAACATGATTCACTGATAGGAAAATTGTATCTCGAGATCCTTCAGGTTGAGTGTATTAAAGATAAGATATAGGATTAGAGAGCTGAGGTAGAGAGCTGGCTCTTAGTTGTGCTGCCTGTTATACTAGTAGAGTGGTAGGAGTGGTAGGATCTTCGGGTTTGGTTTTTTCTGTGGAGTTAGAGGTCTGCAGCGTGAGTCAGATTCGGTGGGTTTGTATCGAGAGTGGGAACGGGACTCGACTCTGTGTTGATACGGCTTATAGACTAGGTGGAGCGTATTTGGGAGGACGTAACACGGAGACGGGGGGCTTTTGAGCGAGTTCTTTTGATTTGTTTCGATTAGGTTCACACAGTGTGGTCCAGAACAAAAAGGGAGAAACCACTGAGACAGGAGGAAAGTGTGTTTGAGGAGGCTAGTTAGCGGGATTATTTAGAGATTGGATTGCAGAGAGAGATTATGCAAAGAATGAGCAGCGTCCATAGTCAGTCAAGTGATACAGtgatccagcagcagatgaaCGCGGGCGAAGTACAAGCGCAAGGCTATAGTGGGAAGACACCAGCAATAagagaagaggaggaagagagTGGCGCGGAGACTGGTAGAGAAAAGAGAACATATGGtttgaggaagaagaagagcttccaATCATCGCCCAACTCATCTTTGTCGTCGAATAGTAATGGGAATAGCAACCGGTCTGTTTCTACGATCACTtttgagaagcagaaagtgATACCACATAGGGCGAGAACTCAGTCGGCACAGAGTGTACTGAGTAGCATCTCGCTGAGATCTCTTTTGCATCAGAACAACGTGCAAAACCAACAAGcacaacagcagcagcagcagcagaacgGCGAACAGGAAGCGCAGCGTGTGAGCAGCTACACAAATTTCAATGAGCAGATTCAGTCGCCTGCAATGTCGTCGATACGGAAGAAGGGTATATCTGCAAGTCATACCGGTGGGACTGGGGGTTACAACGTGACGTCTGGGGCATCCGCGACCGCAACGGGCATATTTCGAAGGAACAGCTCCGAGAATGAGATTGGAATGCAGATGCCCTTTACGGATGACAACAGACCGAGGTTGGATTCGGCAACGACGCGacagcaattgcagagacAAAACTCTAAAATTTCattcaagaaggaaaacGTGAACCCAAACGAGGTGGTATCGGTGCAGCAAGAATCAAGCAGTTacaaagatgaagatgcagaTATAGATTCTCAAAAGAGACTAACTACACAGGCGTTGAGAAAACTTTCTACTTTGAAACATAATGTAAAGGATATGCTGAACACAGATGCAGGTGActgtgaagaagagcaggatGATCTGGCATCGTGCGAGAGCTCAGCTGGCAAAGGGGAAGATAACAGTGAGCAGGATGAAGATCAGGACGAGAGCCGAGATGTTGGTGACGAAAGTTTCGTCAATCAGGTGAATTCAATGACTCATCTGAAATTTGGCAATAAGAACGTTGTACTagattcttcttccttcgaTCCTAGCGAGTACTCTAGCAAAGCTTCTCAGAATCACATTGCTCGACCGCCTGTCAGCAACAGAAAGCATTCATTGGATGTTATACGGCAGCCAAATGCGTCAATACCGACAAACTCAACTATTAACCATAGCAATAAGCGATCCCTGAAGCAAATCGGCAATCCAAAGAAGCCTCTATATGTGCCTGCTGTTTTACGCGATGTTTCTGAGACCAATATAACTATCGATGATGTGGTAAGACCCGTGTCTCCACAACATACCCTGGTATCGCGGAATCAAAACATGACTTTAAGGAGCACTacatctgcttcttcgcAGGCTAGTGTCATTTCAAACCACTCGTCGATTCTCGAGGCATGTAAAAGACGCTTGGGATCTTTTTTCCTTGCTGGAGCAGATCACTATAACTCCGACTCCCAGCTTGGTCTCAAATGGGAGCCGCCTGCTCCGCCAACTAGAGAACATTGGTTACCTGACTCAAAGCGCAGCTCATGCCACTACTGTCACAAACTGTTCACCTTTCTGGAAAGGAAACATCATTGTAGACATTGTGGTGACATTTTCTGTCAGCAGCATTTAGCTCATTGGTTGTACCTCAATTCCAACGCTCAGTTCATGATAGGTGGTGGTGGGATGGGAACGCTGTCCAAAATCTGTGACAACTGCCTCGAGGATTATGAAAGCATGATAAAGAACCCTAACTGGAAGGACAAAAAAGACTCGAGGCAAATTGATGCTTTAACAAATACAAGCTCGGTAGTTTCGCAAACCGGACAATCGCGCATTCCACAGGCTATTAATGTAGCAAGTAGCTCTGAAGTGGGCGATAATACCAATGATAAAGATGATGTTATGGGAAGCGTTGTAGGTTCTGTTCCAGCCGACTGGAACTGGAGTAGTTTTTGATTTCTGGGTTTGTATTTTCCTCTGTTCCTTTGATTGTTTTGTCACCTTTTATAGTCTTTTATTTATTGTAATTTCAAATTAAACTTCTAACTTGTCATACCATTATATCTAGCCTAATGTGTTTCGATCAAATGAACTATTTGTTAATATTTACATCTCTTGCGTCTCCGAGGCTAAGCCGCCTAATTGGCCATCAGCAGAACCTCTTTTGTCCCAAACAGCCTGAGCGATCTTGTCAGCGAGTCCATTCTTCGATGTGGTTTTCTCTTCGACAAAGAATTCGGAACCAGAGGATTCTCCCGACATATAAGACGAAAGTGAGGTCTCGGACCTTCCTCCATTGGTTGAGAATAGTGGAATATTGGATAGTGTGTTATCGCTGTTCACTAACGAGACGGCATCAGACTCGGTGTGATCGACAACCACCTCCGGCTCCTCGTCAAGATCCCGGCCCTTCCTTGagccttcttcagattTTTTCCCTTTCTTATGTCTAActagccttcttcttttcaattCAGCAGTCTtgcgatcttcttcttcttcgtcagccTCATATTCGTCACGCAAAGAGTCAGCGTCAAAATCTGGGAATAGTTCTGGCCCAAACGTATTCACAATTTCAGTAAT
This genomic interval carries:
- the PIB2 gene encoding Pib2p (ancestral locus Anc_4.97) — its product is MQRMSSVHSQSSDTVIQQQMNAGEVQAQGYSGKTPAIREEEEESGAETGREKRTYGLRKKKSFQSSPNSSLSSNSNGNSNRSVSTITFEKQKVIPHRARTQSAQSVLSSISLRSLLHQNNVQNQQAQQQQQQQNGEQEAQRVSSYTNFNEQIQSPAMSSIRKKGISASHTGGTGGYNVTSGASATATGIFRRNSSENEIGMQMPFTDDNRPRLDSATTRQQLQRQNSKISFKKENVNPNEVVSVQQESSSYKDEDADIDSQKRLTTQALRKLSTLKHNVKDMLNTDAGDCEEEQDDLASCESSAGKGEDNSEQDEDQDESRDVGDESFVNQVNSMTHLKFGNKNVVLDSSSFDPSEYSSKASQNHIARPPVSNRKHSLDVIRQPNASIPTNSTINHSNKRSLKQIGNPKKPLYVPAVLRDVSETNITIDDVVRPVSPQHTLVSRNQNMTLRSTTSASSQASVISNHSSILEACKRRLGSFFLAGADHYNSDSQLGLKWEPPAPPTREHWLPDSKRSSCHYCHKLFTFLERKHHCRHCGDIFCQQHLAHWLYLNSNAQFMIGGGGMGTLSKICDNCLEDYESMIKNPNWKDKKDSRQIDALTNTSSVVSQTGQSRIPQAINVASSSEVGDNTNDKDDVMGSVVGSVPADWNWSSF
- the STT3 gene encoding dolichyl-diphosphooligosaccharide--protein glycosyltransferase subunit STT3 (ancestral locus Anc_4.98), whose translation is MNAHKTGGGVSLWVHWVQTVLTVLIFVAMFGAAISSRLFSVIRFESIIHEFDPWFNFRATKYLVSHSFLEFLNWFDDRTWYPLGRVTGGTLYPGLMTTSGAVWHLFRKIGLPVDIRNICVMFAPAFSGVTAWATYQFTKEIKDSSAGLLAGAFMAIVPGYISRSVAGSYDNEAIAITLLMVTFMFWIKAQKRGSIFYASLTALFYFYMVSAWGGYVFITNLIPLHIFILILMGRYNSKLYAAYTTWYTIGTLASMQIPFVGFLPIKSNDHMAALGVFGLVQIVAFGNFVKSQVASEKFKIVMVVSLLVIFVVGVAGLFTLTYMGFIAPWTGRFYSLWDTNYAKIHIPIIASVSEHQPVAWPAFFFDTHFLIWLFPAGVFLLFLELKDEHVFVIAYSVLCSYFAGVMIRLMLTLTPVICVCAAVTLSKLFDVYLDFSKGTTGPKKNYGSLLSRLVVSGSFIYYLYLFVFHCTWVTRIAYSSPSVVMPSQTADGRPALIDDFREAYYWLRMNTDEDAKVAAWWDYGYQIGGMADRTTLVDNNTWNNTHIATVGKAMSSPEWKSYEIFKQHDVDYVLVIFGGVLGFNGDDLNKFLWMIRISEGIWPEEIKERNFFTANNEYRVDSQATKTMKQSLLYKMSYKDFPELFKGQGQDKARGQTVSASDVEPLDYFEEVFTSENWLVRIYQLKDMDFAGRDLHDVGLFDRNSVKASKRRSMKKPKLELRV